The following nucleotide sequence is from Fibrobacter sp..
AACGAACAGCGTAAGGTGATTTACGGTCTCCGTCGTCGTATCTTGAACGGTGAAGACATCCGTGAAGAAATCATGAACCGTATTGAAGACGCTATCGATATCAAGGTGTCTCAGTACATTCCGGCAAAGAGCTACGCAGAAGACTGGAAGATCGAAGACCTGCATGTGGATATGCAGCGCTCCCTGGGCATGGAATACAACATGACCCTGGAAGAAGCTACCGCCAAGACTCCGGAAATGGTTCTGGACGAAATCATCGGTCTTTGCAAGGCTCGTTACGACAAGCTGACCAAGATCATTCCGGACCAGGATTTCCGCCAGATTGAACGTCGCTTCCTCCTCATGACCATCGACCAGGTTTGGAAGGAACACCTTTATGCCATGGACCAGCTGAAGGACGCTATCCGTTTCCACGGTTACGCCCAGAAGGATCCTCTGATGGTTTACAAGAGCGAAGGCTTCAAGATGTTCGAAGGCTGCATGGAAAAGATTGCAACCCTTACCGCTCTCCGCATTTTGAACATCCGCATTACGCTGCCTAACGGCATGAGCGTTTCTCCGGACCAGCTCCAGCTCAAGAGCCAGGAACAGATTGATGCCGAACGCAAGGCCGCTGAAGAAGCACAGGCCAAGGCAGACCAGAAGGCTGAAATGGCCGCTCCTGCAGAAGCTGCACAGGAGGCTTCCGCCGAACAGCCTGCAGACAACTCCGGCTTCAATGTAGAAGGCGGCGTACAGTCTGTTCAGGGTGACACTCCGGAAGGCGCTGGTGAAGAACTTGAAAAGAAGCCTACCATCCGTCGTACTTTCACCGATCCTCGCGTTCTTGCTGCACGTCGTGCCCAGCAGCAGGCTGCTTCCAAGATCGGTCGCAATGACATGTGCTGGTGCGGTTCCGGCCTCAAGTACAAGAAGTGCCACGGTAAGGATATCGCCGACTAGGTCATAGGATAAAGATTGAAGGATAAAGGGATGTAGGAATAGTTCTGCATGACCTTTATCCTTTATGTTTTTCGTTCTACGTTATATGAAAACTGCAAAGCGTTTCTTTTCTCTGGAAGGTATTGACGGTTCCGGCAAGTCGACGCAGATCGACATGCTGATTGCCGCCTTGACTGCAGAGGGCTACGAGGTTGTGAAACTTCGTGAGCCCGGTGGCGCCCGCATTTCCGAACGCATCCGCGAACTTCTGCTGGACCCTGCCTTCAAGGGTGTCATGTCCGACGATACGGAACTGCTGCTGTATAACGCAGCCCGCGCTCAGGTTATTGCGGAAATCATCCGCCCGGCACTTGCTGCTGGAAAGGTGGTGATTGCGGACCGCTTTGCCTGGAGTACCTTTGCCTACCAGGGATACGCCCGCGGTCTTGGAGCCGACAAGGTGCTGCGCCTTACGGAACTGACCTGCGGCGACTGCTTCCCGGAACTGACTGTGGTTTTGGACCTTACGGTAG
It contains:
- a CDS encoding SEC-C domain-containing protein, with translation GRSGRQGDPGSSQYFLSLDDNLMRIFGGDNVKNLMSRFGVGEDEVITHPIVSRSIRGAQRRVEGQSFDIRKHLLDYDNVMNEQRKVIYGLRRRILNGEDIREEIMNRIEDAIDIKVSQYIPAKSYAEDWKIEDLHVDMQRSLGMEYNMTLEEATAKTPEMVLDEIIGLCKARYDKLTKIIPDQDFRQIERRFLLMTIDQVWKEHLYAMDQLKDAIRFHGYAQKDPLMVYKSEGFKMFEGCMEKIATLTALRILNIRITLPNGMSVSPDQLQLKSQEQIDAERKAAEEAQAKADQKAEMAAPAEAAQEASAEQPADNSGFNVEGGVQSVQGDTPEGAGEELEKKPTIRRTFTDPRVLAARRAQQQAASKIGRNDMCWCGSGLKYKKCHGKDIAD
- the tmk gene encoding dTMP kinase, which encodes MKTAKRFFSLEGIDGSGKSTQIDMLIAALTAEGYEVVKLREPGGARISERIRELLLDPAFKGVMSDDTELLLYNAARAQVIAEIIRPALAAGKVVIADRFAWSTFAYQGYARGLGADKVLRLTELTCGDCFPELTVVLDLTVERSRARTAKRGEAPDRLESEKAEFFEKVRQGYLAAARDYSDCVQAIDGDRTPDEVFADLIKLVKAKLA